gttcagcagtcttatagcttgggggtagaagctgttaaggagccttttggtcctagacttggtgcttgccgtgcggtagcagaaaaaacagtccatgacttgggtgactggagtctctgacaattttatgggtttttctctgacaccgcctattatataggtcctgggttgcaggaagcttgggcccagtgatgtactgggccgtacgtactaccctctgtagcgccttatggccAGATGCCGAGCATTGCCATACCAAGCCGTGATGAAACCGGtcacgatgctctcgatggtgcagctgtagaagcttttgaggatctgggcacccatgccaaatcttttcagtctcctgagggggaaaaggttttgttgtgccctcttcatgacagtCTTGGTGTGTTGTCGTCCACAaacagctcttttgtcttgctcacattgagggagaggttgttgtcctggcaccacactaccagttctctgacctcctccctataggctgtctcatcgttgtcggtgatcaggcttaccactgttgtgtcatcagcaaacttaatgatggttttggtcgttttttggccacgcagtcgtgggtgaacagggagtacaggaggggactaagtacacaccctgaggggccccactGTTGAGGATTAGCGTTGCAGACTTGTTGCTGCCTACCCTTACcagctgggggcggcctgtcaggaagtccaggatccagttgcagagggaggtgtttagtcccagggtccttagcttagtgatgagctctgtgggcactatggtgttgaacgctgagctgtagtcattaaacagcattctcacataggtgttcctttggtccagctgggaaagggcagtgtggagtgYgattgagattgcgtcatctgtggatctgttgcggtggtatgcgaattggagtgggtYtagggtatccgggaggatgctgttgatgtgagccatgaccagcctttcaaagcacttcatggctaccgatgtgagtgctacgggcggtaattatttaggcaggttaccttcacttccttgggcacaaggaagtgcttgaaacatgtaggtattacagactcagtcagtgagaggttgaaaatgtcagtgaagacacttgccagttggtccgcgcatgctttgagtacaggTCCTGATAATCCATCTGGcaccgcggctttgtgaatgttgacatgtttaaaggtcttgctcacatcggctaccgagagcgttatcacacagtcatccaggaCAGCTCGTGCatgcttcaatgttgcttgcctcgaagcgaacattaaaggcatttagctcgtctggtaggctcgcatcactgggcagctcgcgtctgggtttccctttgtagtctgtaatagttttcaagccctgccacatcggatgagtgtcagagccggtgtagtaggattcaatcttaatcctgtattgacactttgcttgtttgatagttcgtctgagggcatWgcgggatttcttataagcgtccggattagtgtccacTCCTTGAAAGYGGCAGCTCttgcctttagctcgatgtggatgttgcctgtaatccatggcttctggttggaatatgtacgtacggtcactgtggggacgacgtcgtcgatgcacttattgatgacgccgatgactgaggtggtatactcctcaatgccattggatgaatccctgttttccgggagagcagtatatccttcttgtcggactcgttaaaggaaaaagattcttccagttcgtggtgagaaatcccagttctgatgtccagaggttattttcttgtcataagagacggtagcagcaacattatgtacaaaataagttaaaaaaataagttacaaacaacgcaaagacgaacaaaataaaataattggttacgggcatgtaaaacgtcagccatcctttTCGGCGYCATtttaacacctgctctttctttgacggctgaccaggtgaatccaggtgaaagctatgatcacttattgatgtcatacacaatccatgtttcagttRTCTCAAGGCTTAaagatccttctttaacctgtctcctccccttcatctacactgattgaagtggatttaacaagtgacatcaataagggatcatcatttttcacctggattcatctggtcagtctaggtcatggaaggagcaggtgtccTTAGTGTTTTGTGCACCCAGTGTACATAGAGGCTCTGTAGGTCAAATAAACAATTTAACTGTCCTTAACCCATCCTCCTGCGCTTTCTCTTCTCATGTGCTTCCCATATGTTTGACATATAACAGACCTAAAATATACAAAGTATACAGTACGCTTGAGCTATGTTTATGGCTCTGTATTTCTTGGACTCTATACCTTGTTCCTGGTAATGGTCGTGCTGATAGGGAGACTCATAGGGAGAAGGCTGGATGTCAGCGTATTTGATGGTGTCTTTCAGCTCCTGCATGGGGACGTACACTGTGGGCTCGTCCTTACTCATGTCCATGTAACCACCATCACACTCACTGCCAAATGACACGTAGCTGCCAAGATATTTGGGACACATTAGGGTaaagtataataaaaaataaaaaacacatggCCATCTCTATGTCTGTATGGCCTCATTTTGTAATTGAatgtctacagatgtaggatctacaTTTGAggtagtttgctacagcaggaataaccctgcagcagcaggaaatgcaaatgattatgtggattataatgaatggacatttttgtggtTGATACATTTGTTGTAAGGGAAAAWCAAGTCTGAAATATCRaagtggaaatgacaaacttcagaagcctttttaaagctCAAATACACAACACGTTTACATTTCCTGCCTTGCAGAAAAGTTMtcctgcaacagggtgatcaaattaagatcctacatatgtacactaccgttcaaaagtttggggtcacttagaaatgtccttgtttttgaaggaaaagcacattttttgtccattaaaataacatcaaattgatcagaaatacagtgtagacattgttaatgttgtaaatgactattgtagctggaaacggctgatttttWatggaatatctacataggcgtacagaggcccattattagaaaccatcactcctatgttccaatggcacgttgtgttagctaatccaagttYATAATtgtaaaaggctaattggtcWTTAGAAAACCtttatgcaattatgttagcacagctgaaaactgtgcgctgattaaagaagcaataaaacttgccttctttagagtatctggagcatcagcatttgtgggttcaattacaggctcaaaatggccagaaacaaagaactttcttctgaaactcgtcagcctattcttgttctgagaaattaaggctattccatgcgagaaMatgccaagaaactgaagatctcgtacaaagctgtgtactgTCTAGAAGGCCaccatcccggagtcacctcttcactgatgatgttgagactggtgttttgtacttgtcctcttgctcagttgtgcaccggaggctcccactcctctttctattctggttagagccagtacagagcattgtacgagatcttcagtttcttggtaatttctctcatggaatagccttMATTTCTCAGAACAAGAAYagaaagaaagttctttgtttatggccattttgaGAATATATTYGAACCCACAAAagctaatgctccagatactYaactagtctaaagaaggcctatgtagatattccattaaaaatcWgccgtttccagctacaataataaYttacaacattaacaatgtctacactgtatttctgatcaatttgatgttattttaatcggCAAAAAATGTGCTTGTCGTTCAAAaccaaggatatttctaagtgactccaaacttttgaatggtcgTGTATGTCTTTTTCTACCATTCATATGTGGTTGTACTTGATCCACGCACTGGCCAATATAACCTCTTCTTTATCTTCCAAATGAAGACCTGAGTGAACCCCCAGATGAGGAGGTAGCTCTCACCCTTTCCTCTGGCTGAGAGGKGTGCTCCCTCCAGAGATGCGGCAGCCAGAGTCCTCCTGGTTCTTCTCAAGGTAGTACTGCAGGAACGTGTGCTTGTTCTTGTGTAAGTAGTCCACCAGGTCTCCATAGCGACAGTACTCTGTCACCAGGTAGAGAGGGCCTGAGAGATTGGGTGCCACAAAAGACACATTTTTATCTTCATCGGGGAAGAATTTGTGTGAACTATTGTATTACTCATACAATTACATAGTTAGTAAAAAGAAAAGTTTGTAACTATGATGTTATAGTCTCCGTGGGCAGATGGATTGCCTCCCACATTTAACAATGTTccagcatacagtgccttgcaaaagtattcacccccctttgtgtttttcatattttgttgcattacaacctgtaatttatatagatttttatttggatttcatgtaatggacatacacaaaatagtccaacttggtgaagtgaaattattattaaaaaaattctcCCAAAAATTAAACAAGAAAAacacggaaaagtggtgcgtgcatatctattcaccccctttgctatgaagcccctaaataagatctggtacaaccaattaccttcagaagtcacataattagttaaataaagtccacctgtgtgcaatctaagtgtcacatgatctgtcacacgaTCTcggtatatatacacctgttctgaaaagcaccagagtttgcaacaccactcagcaaggggcaccaccaagcaagcggcaccatgaagaccaaggagctctccaaacaggtcagggacaaagttgtggagaagtacagatcagggttggattatataaaaaatatcagaaacgttgaacatcccacggagcaccattaaatccattattaaaaaatggaaagaatatggcaccacaacaaacctgccaagagatggccgcccaccaaaactcacggaccaggcaaggagggcatttaTTAAAGAGGMaacaaagagaccaaagataaccccggagctgcaaagctccacagtggagattggagtatctgYCCATAGKACCACTtcaagccatacactccacagagctgggctttatggaagagtgaccagaaaaaaataagcaaacatgtttggtgttcgccaaaaggcatgtgggagacaccccaaacatatggaagaaggtactctggtcagatgagactaaaattgagctttttggccatcaaggaaaatgctatatctggcgcaaacccaacacctctcatcaccccgagaacaccatccccacagtgaagcatgctgtggggatgtttttcattggcagggactgggaaactggtcagaattgaaggaatgatggatggcactaaatacagggaaattcttgagggaaacctgtttcagacttccagagatttgagactgggatggatgttccccttccagcaggacaatgaccctaagcatactgctaaagcaacactcgagtggtttaaggggaaacatttaaatgtcttggaatggcctagtcaaagcccagacctcaatccaattgagaatctgtggtatgacttaaagatttttgtacaccagcggaacccatccaacttgaaKgagctggagcagttttgccttgaagaatgggcagaaattccagtggctagatgtgccaagcttatagagacataccccaagagacttgcagctgtaattgcttcaaaaggtggctctacaaagtattaactttggRgggtgaatagttatgtacgctcaagttttctgctttttcatcttatttcttgtttgtttcaccataaaaaatattttgcatcttcaaagtggtaggcatgttgtgtaaatcaaatgatacaaacccccccaaatccattttaattccaggttgtaaggcaacaaaataggaaaaatgccaagggggtgaatactttcgcaagccactgtacatgctGTTGCCCTAGGTCTGGGATTTCAGAGACTAATGACATTAGGTTGTGAGCTTGTGATTGTTGCTGTGGTGACAGGGGCAGTGCTCACCTTGTTTGGTGCAGGCCCCCAGCAGGTTGACAATGTTGAGGTGAGGCCCCAGGTGGCTCATGATCTTCAGCTCTGACATTAGAGCCTGGGTCTCACTCCTCCTGGCCGTGGCTGCAGGTCAGAGAACTGAAGCATGAAACAAACTGGCATACAAGCTTAAAACTACCTCTATGCTGAAGATGATTGTTCTCACTTACATTTGAGCATTTTCACTGCCACTTTCGTGCTGGACTGGGAATGACCGAGACCATACGCGGTCGCTTCGACCACCCTGCCGAATGCTCCGGACCCAAGAGTACGACCtggaacacaacacaaacattgcCCAAATCAGAACAGTCAATATGAACAGTAACTTGTATCTGTCTCTATTAAATACACTATCAAATAAAGATTGGGGGTACCCCCATAGACATCATCGGCACCCCCTTCCCCCATGGTTCCTGGTCCTTACCCAACACCAGGCTGTCTCGAGGCATCTCCCAGGCAAGGTCATAGGGCAGATGGATGGGGTCAACGTAGATGTACTCATGTCCGTCCAGACTCACTGACTCGATCACCTTCCACCTGATCTCATAGCGAGGCTTCTGAGGCAACACACAAGAGTAAGAGTTACTCAATCACTCAGGCACATTGAGATACCATGAGTGAGTTAGTAATTGTACTGCATTTTGCATAGTTGTTTTAACATTGTTCACTGTGTCTTTGTGTAGTCTCACCTTCCTCCACACAgcgatgaggatgatgatggagATGATGACGATGACTACCAGGGCTAGAACCGCAGCCAACACTGCCACCTGGGAGAAGAAAGCtagaacacaacacagaacattAACATCCAACTATACATAGTCGACATATCCACAGAGAACATTTGTTCCTAGTATTAACATTCACACCATTATTTATACATAAACTATTATTTATCAGGTGTGCTAGCGCTGGACTGGAACCAACAACCTGCACAGTACACCCTGCAACTCTCCAGGACTGTCTAGTTACAGTACGTACTTTGATAAATGCAACCCCTTAGGTAGATACACATCGAGATACAAATATCCCCATAGATACAATGTTGCTCTTAGATAATGGTAATWGCATCATTGTTCGGTTCTATCTTTAGATACATACTGCTGGACACCAGTTTGACGTCCCTCCTGCGGAGTCCTCTCTCGTTGCTGGCCTCGCAGCGGACGCTCACCTGCTGGGGCTTGTGGAAGATGACCTGGCTGCGGACCTGGCCCACCTTACGGCTCTCGTTGAAGCTGACGTTGGTCTGGACGCTCAGGGTCTCAGGGTCTGACACTAGGGGCTGCCACACTGTGCTCCGGTTACTGCACCTGGGAGAGATGTTGTAATGATAACTACAGGTGTTTCAATAGTACAGTAGTAAAGGTGAACTACTACTGCTACCTTTACTCAGGTGTGTCTGAGGTAAATGCTGTGAGCTAATGCACTCTGGTATAGAAGCTGTCTGAAAACCCATAGTTGRGCTGATATCAGTTTAAACTGCGATTACTAAAACGAAACAAGCTAAGTCTGCCCTCTAGTGTCCAGAGTGTTACAGAATGCCAGACACTgacagtgtgatgatgatgatgacatgaCCCACTTGAGCATGCTGTCACAGCTGAACCACTGGATGGTGGGGGAAGGTACCCCCTCAGCCACACAGGTCACGGCATGCCTCTTCCCAGGGAGGTGGTGGTCCGACAGGTCTGTGATCTGAGGGGGGACTACACAGAGAGGGGTACAGAATTAGGAATGACATATCCCATGATTCTAGATGATAAGTGTAGGTATATGTTGAGCCAGGGTGGAATTTCAATAGTCTTAAGTTACTTTTTATTATCATCGCCTCTCATTTATTTATACTGATCTCAAAGCATAGGGRGTGTGAAAGTAATTTTGCTACATCCATGGTGGATGCGGTTCTTTCAAATCAGTGCTGATGACAAAAGGTAAAGGAGGAGAAGGAACCACTTAACAGACTACTGATATACACCACATTGGTTTACATTGGTTGCAAAGGCGACTCACCTTTGACCTCTAGATCAAAGGTCAATTTCTTGGCRTCATCTCCGTTGGCGACGTGAACGGTGTAGAGGCCTTTCTGTTCTGTCCTGATCCTCACCAGGGTCAACGTGCTGAAGTACCTGAGATAGAGGGGTAATGGAAAACCACACAGTTATAAATGTTGGTTCACTGATCCTGGAAAAAYGGGTTTATCTTAATAAATCCATCAACATTGCTAAAACCATAAAACCTCCTGAGACATCCCGTCTCTATCAGTCAACAGCAGATAAAGCCTAGACAGCAGGTAACCCCACACCCAGCAGGAACCAGAGGCAGACTAAGACCATCTCTGAGGGGTAAATTACCCAATTAGTCGCTAACGTAATGCATTGCATACCACACAAGTGGGATTGTAAATCTGGTTGCCTGATCTGATTTATACTTTCATGTAACGACAAAGAGAACAAACTCTACTGATCTAATCYGAGAAATTCAACCTCCAGATTGATTAGAATTGATCGTCGTCCAGGTGGTCTCACCTGGTCTCATGCTCCTGCCTGGTGATTACGACGTTGTCCCCGTTGACCGTGGCATCATCTTTGGTCCAGCGGACACGTGGAGGGGGGTAAGCTTCRATCTCCACCCTCAGCTCTACGTTCTGGTGCAGCTGGGCCGAGACRTTACGATCCTGGACGGACCTCAGCTCCACGAAGCCTTGCTCTGACAGAAGAAGGTTGTCATTAGTTAGTAAACACATAATAAGTATAGTACCTCTGTAATACATTCTGCGAGAACATGTAGCCTGCGTTAAGGAATAAATAGCTTGACAAATGGGAGTTGATGAAGCTGAAACAGACAGGCACCCAKGGAAAGGGAAGAGGCCTTTAAATTTGTGATCCATATCTGCAGCCAATGTTTTCTGATGCCCAGTATGCTTGCATATATGCTATGATATCAAAAGTTATTTTATCCCCCTTTATCGTAACTACTATTTCAGAGTATTAAGTGTAATTCACTGTGTTTACAGTATGGCTGCTAAGTATAGTGGGTCCATATTGTATAGACTGAGGTGATGACAAAGCTGTCTATTTAAATGGTTGAACTRTTTAGAGACTGAAATGAGGATCTGTCATTTCCAGTGGGCTGTCCAGAGTATTGGCCCAGAGCCATGTAGAGAGAAAGACTTACAACATGAATGCCCTGGCTGTAGGAAGAAGGCAGTTTAAACATGTTTGACTACCGTGGCYTAAATATAACACAACTCAGTGGGAATAGGGTAAGCATTCACAGAGGAACGGCTGTCTCTTTGGCTACATCCAACCCTCAAAGAGGGTGAAAGAGAAAAATGTTGGGTTTACCCTTCAAACAACTTTCTGCTGACTTTCCTTTTTGCAGCTTGTTAGAGACGCAGTTCAGTCGAATGAATTTCAATTATTTGAAGTGACTTCAAAGGCAAAGGTACAGTGCTGATTCTGATTCGACAGAATCTCTCAGATTGGACACTTTGTACATCATGCtatcaaaaataataattcaatattatTTGATTTTAATTGACTATCTCACACAAAACACAGATGTTGTGCTTGTATGTTCAGTGACGTTCACTAgctaaatgatttaaaaaatatatatattacatgtgGTTTATTTTAACAGAACTCTCTCTCGTTGCACATGGGGGTTCATATTATGAGCGATGCTCTTTCAGTCTAAAAAAAATTGCCTTAATAATAATCTATCCAGTCATTGTTTGTTTTCAGAGAGTCTCTTCCAGTCTCCTTCTCACCAAGGATGGTGATGTTGATGTTGGCTGTGGCTCTCTGGTCCTGGACACCCTCGTGGACATGACACGCGTACTGGCCCGTGTTGGCCAGCGTCACCTTGGAGACTATGAGGCGTGAGCGCATCTTCTGGGATGATAGGATGTCAGTCAGAGGCTCAATGGAGTCCACCTAACAGACACAGGGCAGGAAAGGGGTGCATACATGTAGTATTCCTTCTGAGAGAAGGCTATAGAAGTACAAACTAAGTCATGTCCGATTCTACAAGTTTAACAGGATGTGTTGATTTTATCCACATGTATATCTATCAGTGAAATCCTATCACAAGGGCCTtcaaacctcttaaggatctgacacttacatttttatttttttgcctaaaatgacatacccaaatctaactgcctgtagctcaggacctgaagcaaggacatgcatattcttgaaaccatttcaaaggaaacactttgaagtgtgcggaaatgtgaaattaatgttggagaatataacattagatctggtaaaagataatacaaacaaaaaaacatgttttcccccaaaaaatatttgaaatgcaagaggaaggccataatataatattgcagatTAGGCACAATTTTATattgtgtgtgcaaagttttagattgatccagtgaagcattgcaatactggacaatattttgtatcaagtctgcccaaatgtgccgaattggtcaactgatacattttcaagtacataactatagagaactgAAATGAAATGATAATACAAGAATATAATTTTACACAcccccaggaatgtcatacatgatggatcattagYGAATACACTAattttcacacatctagatggccaggTGGGGttggtgtggagccagagacagcaggggttcaaactgtagaacccagttcctacattttaacataaaaatgtatttgatcaaacaaaactatgctaaattttatctctgggaccctcaggatgacaaatcagagcaagattactgaatgtaagtacattatttaccttcagaggtgaatgtatcaaaccagttgtgcactttcctcaaacaatagcatggtcttttttcactgtaatagctactgtagttagattaacaagaatttaagctttctgcccataaaAGAcatatgtcctggaaagtttgctgttacttacaaaatcatgctaatcacattagtgcacgttagctcaaccgtcccggtatagggacaccgatcccgtagaggtaaAACACTTCCACCACCAAAAAGATAGTGTATTATGAATGCTGGTATGAAAACCATGTGTCTGTCATGAATGATATTGCCTGGGGACTTAACACATCTAGGTGTGGCTACACAGACATCTTGATGTAATTTACTCTAtgcctgttctcctctcttctctcccactcacGTCTCTATTGGGATAGTCCCAGGAGAAGGAGACCAGGTCCACTCCCTGCACCGTGCAGTTCACTGTCAGAGGCTCGCCCTGCTTCAGCACCGTCTTAGACGCATTGAT
This region of Salvelinus sp. IW2-2015 linkage group LG6.1, ASM291031v2, whole genome shotgun sequence genomic DNA includes:
- the LOC111965401 gene encoding platelet-derived growth factor receptor beta isoform X3, which gives rise to MAAGDSMTITCSGWGTVEWRFKRDDNVPYFGVENQNTTSVLILENVTWSQTGVYVCAEAWTDKTIEVAVFVPDPDVWFIESFHGMVTKTSEEGIIPCVVTNPQINVTLYERDSDMHLKGVYIPSEGYRAPLEDRTYVCRGELNGEEKESQAFYVFSIAVPETIDAYINASKTVLKQGEPLTVNCTVQGVDLVSFSWDYPNRDVDSIEPLTDILSSQKMRSRLIVSKVTLANTGQYACHVHEGVQDQRATANINITILEQGFVELRSVQDRNVSAQLHQNVELRVEIEAYPPPRVRWTKDDATVNGDNVVITRQEHETRYFSTLTLVRIRTEQKGLYTVHVANGDDAKKLTFDLEVKVPPQITDLSDHHLPGKRHAVTCVAEGVPSPTIQWFSCDSMLKCSNRSTVWQPLVSDPETLSVQTNVSFNESRKVGQVRSQVIFHKPQQVSVRCEASNERGLRRRDVKLVSSTFFSQVAVLAAVLALVVIVIISIIILIAVWRKKPRYEIRWKVIESVSLDGHEYIYVDPIHLPYDLAWEMPRDSLVLGRTLGSGAFGRVVEATAYGLGHSQSSTKVAVKMLKSTARRSETQALMSELKIMSHLGPHLNIVNLLGACTKQGPLYLVTEYCRYGDLVDYLHKNKHTFLQYYLEKNQEDSGCRISGGSTPLSQRKGYVSFGSECDGGYMDMSKDEPTVYVPMQELKDTIKYADIQPSPYESPYQHDHYQEQDQTTMDPAPFISDSTTLSYTDLIGFSYQVAKGMEFLASKNCVHRDLAARNVLICEGKLVKICDFGLARDIMHDSNYISKGSTFLPLKWMAPESIFHNLYTTLSDVWSYGILLWEIFTLGGTPYPDLPMNELFYSALKRGYRMAKPNHATDEVYEVMQKCWDEKHEKRPEFSFLVHTMGNMLTDSYKKRYCQVNDEFFKSDHPAVVRTKPRLSSPFPTPAITPSTTPDTLQDLNPCPLTGDFRSEADREEVTTSYNDYIIPIPDPKPQEEVFSEANXMPMESPASSLALEDDEADSISQETAEADTIPEXEDLHANQALIPLESSGTPEVEDSFL
- the LOC111965401 gene encoding platelet-derived growth factor receptor beta isoform X2; amino-acid sequence: MRSVRVCTLHLTTILTALLHFCPEFCCLEISPSNSEVVMAAGDSMTITCSGWGTVEWRFKRDDNVPYFGVENQNTTSVLILENVTWSQTGVYVCAEAWTDKTIEVAVFVPDPDVWFIESFHGMVTKTSEEGIIPCVVTNPQINVTLYERDSDMHLKGVYIPSEGYRAPLEDRTYVCRGELNGEEKESQAFYVFSIAVPETIDAYINASKTVLKQGEPLTVNCTVQGVDLVSFSWDYPNRDVDSIEPLTDILSSQKMRSRLIVSKVTLANTGQYACHVHEGVQDQRATANINITILEQGFVELRSVQDRNVSAQLHQNVELRVEIEAYPPPRVRWTKDDATVNGDNVVITRQEHETRYFSTLTLVRIRTEQKGLYTVHVANGDDAKKLTFDLEVKVPPQITDLSDHHLPGKRHAVTCVAEGVPSPTIQWFSCDSMLKCSNRSTVWQPLVSDPETLSVQTNVSFNESRKVGQVRSQVIFHKPQQVSVRCEASNERGLRRRDVKLVSSTFFSQVAVLAAVLALVVIVIISIIILIAVWRKPRYEIRWKVIESVSLDGHEYIYVDPIHLPYDLAWEMPRDSLVLGRTLGSGAFGRVVEATAYGLGHSQSSTKVAVKMLKSTARRSETQALMSELKIMSHLGPHLNIVNLLGACTKQGPLYLVTEYCRYGDLVDYLHKNKHTFLQYYLEKNQEDSGCRISGGSTPLSQRKGYVSFGSECDGGYMDMSKDEPTVYVPMQELKDTIKYADIQPSPYESPYQHDHYQEQDQTTMDPAPFISDSTTLSYTDLIGFSYQVAKGMEFLASKNCVHRDLAARNVLICEGKLVKICDFGLARDIMHDSNYISKGSTFLPLKWMAPESIFHNLYTTLSDVWSYGILLWEIFTLGGTPYPDLPMNELFYSALKRGYRMAKPNHATDEVYEVMQKCWDEKHEKRPEFSFLVHTMGNMLTDSYKKRYCQVNDEFFKSDHPAVVRTKPRLSSPFPTPAITPSTTPDTLQDLNPCPLTGDFRSEADREEVTTSYNDYIIPIPDPKPQEEVFSEANXMPMESPASSLALEDDEADSISQETAEADTIPEXEDLHANQALIPLESSGTPEVEDSFL
- the LOC111965401 gene encoding platelet-derived growth factor receptor beta isoform X1, whose amino-acid sequence is MRSVRVCTLHLTTILTALLHFCPEFCCLEISPSNSEVVMAAGDSMTITCSGWGTVEWRFKRDDNVPYFGVENQNTTSVLILENVTWSQTGVYVCAEAWTDKTIEVAVFVPDPDVWFIESFHGMVTKTSEEGIIPCVVTNPQINVTLYERDSDMHLKGVYIPSEGYRAPLEDRTYVCRGELNGEEKESQAFYVFSIAVPETIDAYINASKTVLKQGEPLTVNCTVQGVDLVSFSWDYPNRDVDSIEPLTDILSSQKMRSRLIVSKVTLANTGQYACHVHEGVQDQRATANINITILEQGFVELRSVQDRNVSAQLHQNVELRVEIEAYPPPRVRWTKDDATVNGDNVVITRQEHETRYFSTLTLVRIRTEQKGLYTVHVANGDDAKKLTFDLEVKVPPQITDLSDHHLPGKRHAVTCVAEGVPSPTIQWFSCDSMLKCSNRSTVWQPLVSDPETLSVQTNVSFNESRKVGQVRSQVIFHKPQQVSVRCEASNERGLRRRDVKLVSSTFFSQVAVLAAVLALVVIVIISIIILIAVWRKKPRYEIRWKVIESVSLDGHEYIYVDPIHLPYDLAWEMPRDSLVLGRTLGSGAFGRVVEATAYGLGHSQSSTKVAVKMLKSTARRSETQALMSELKIMSHLGPHLNIVNLLGACTKQGPLYLVTEYCRYGDLVDYLHKNKHTFLQYYLEKNQEDSGCRISGGSTPLSQRKGYVSFGSECDGGYMDMSKDEPTVYVPMQELKDTIKYADIQPSPYESPYQHDHYQEQDQTTMDPAPFISDSTTLSYTDLIGFSYQVAKGMEFLASKNCVHRDLAARNVLICEGKLVKICDFGLARDIMHDSNYISKGSTFLPLKWMAPESIFHNLYTTLSDVWSYGILLWEIFTLGGTPYPDLPMNELFYSALKRGYRMAKPNHATDEVYEVMQKCWDEKHEKRPEFSFLVHTMGNMLTDSYKKRYCQVNDEFFKSDHPAVVRTKPRLSSPFPTPAITPSTTPDTLQDLNPCPLTGDFRSEADREEVTTSYNDYIIPIPDPKPQEEVFSEANXMPMESPASSLALEDDEADSISQETAEADTIPEXEDLHANQALIPLESSGTPEVEDSFL